Genomic DNA from Brassica rapa cultivar Chiifu-401-42 chromosome A04, CAAS_Brap_v3.01, whole genome shotgun sequence:
ataatggtttaaaaaacacatatatatatatatattcaaatacaaaaaacattgcacaaaaaaaagatgtaataaaatacatgtcaagattattatattttttaaagaaattattatagtaaataattattttttaaagaaattgttATAGTTagataaatacataattttaaaaataaatagtaaaataaatagttaGGATTGTTGTAAAAGATTATGAAAGTTTATGTTACTTTTAGTGCTGACAAAAAGAGTTAATACTACTTTTACTTAAAAgtgaatttaaaataaattaatatttttattttatttattcgcCCGCCCGTCCGTAGGGCGGGTTtaccctagtatatatatacatgaaacTAGTGATAGCAAAGAGTTGATCAAATCGTCACATTGGCCTAACGAAGCTAACCAAATTACACACATTAATAAATACATAAACGGCTCATTTCCTAAGATTCGAAAGGAATATTTAGGTTTTATGTCAAAAATTCAAAGTGACCAACCAATCTTACTTTCCCCTCACAGTTTTAAAATAACTAGAGACttttcccgggctacgcccgggtttatttttataaatagttaGTTGCTTTAAGATATTAAGTTACTTCTATCggaatatttaatatatatattggatataatgacaaataaaaattattaaaatgaagttaaaattattaaaatgtaaatgtaagcaataataaaacacacatattacattattcaaaatattattacagtagaaaaaaatctggtttaaactcaaaattttaaattttgatttcctAAGTTATTCATTCCCTCTATCTTTCGgatttgtattattatttaaGTGGCTAGcagtttttttaagttttagcaATAAAACTAATCTTTCTAGAAGTATTAGAAGTatgcatgaaaaaaaaattgttgaaaaaacttcaaaaatgttggatttaataaatattttgtaaatacatTGATTAAAGGTAAACAGTTAATTGCTTATTGTATATTTTCTGAAAATTCATAAAAGTTGAGAAAAATAGAATGGTTTTCATGAGGTAAATATGTCCTGAAGACCAGATATATctactaaatattattttctatacGTTGTTCTctgttaaatattatttttatgagtttttttttcaggaAAATTAGTAGTTTTCAAGGGTTCTTTTCAgcattgatgtttaacaattctATTTTTCCACCAACAGTTGGGTTTAGTAGAGATATACGGTGGATGGTTATAATGTGCATGTTCTTTGGTTATAATATTGCTTTCCCTCACTgtgtttaaactttaaactcCTGCCCTCATTATTGTAAGACTGTTTCCAGGGGAAATTCAAGTGACATCAGAGTTACACTTCAATCTATCTGAAGTGTGAAGCTCAAGCTTGAAGCCCTAAAACCATCGAACCAAGAACTAAATGTTAAGCCACAACACACAACATTCTTAGGATTTTTCTTctagcaaataaaaaaaaatgtttacctCAGACACACTTCTTTGAATAATAGCTGCTTGAGGGAAATCCAGTAAAAAGCAGAGACAGACTCTTGTCGTCAAACCAAAACTCAAATGACTCAGCTACCATGGAGacttcttacaaaaaaaaaaatggaaccaACAACCATAACGGAGAAGTATGGAAACCGCGGAGACGCAAATTTGTCCTTATCTACTAACAACAATATCTTATCTTCATGGCTCTCCTCTGCAAATTTCAACTAAAACTGAGAAAGAAATCTTATTTGGGATTATTCCAAATGTAATACAAATCCAGAcggaacaaaaacaaatttaattatgaaattaCAAATCCTGATTCCATTAAAACTCCATTACCAAACGTTGAACGAATCCTTGGCATATCACTTTGATCTCTACTCTTTGACTCTTCATCTTCACCATTTATAATTTTCACCTTTGTTCCAATCTGGATCTCCAATCCTACACGCGATCGTGTCATATCTGATTTAAGATGTTGAACATCATTTGGATCCAGCTCACGCGCGAACTTCACCGTAGACGTCGCGATCATTATCTCTCATTTTTTGGGTGACAGTGAAGGGATCGTAGGGGAAGGTGGCGGGGAGCTGGTTGGGATTCTCAGGGAGTAAAGCAAAGTTGAAAAACAAAGAGAGATGGGAAACAGAAGTATATGAATCGAGACAATATTATTAGTTAGGGAAGATGAGAAGAAAAACGATCTAAAATTTATTAGACAATAAAGCAATACTTTTGGATGAATATTAGTAGAATGACGTGGTAATACATAGCACATAGCCTAATTTCATTGGCCGATTTTTTTCTGAGGATGTGGCAGCCTCACAATAGAGTATATTggccttttagtattgtgattAGTTTTGGATCCATGCAGTGATTTCTAATATACTGACATCATATACCTATAACTCTCAATAATATGCCAGCTTGTTTAACAAGTTCATTTATTCGTTATATAATTGAGAAAGTAGACATTTGAGACATTGGGAAAAGCTTATAATTAAAGTATATTATTCTCAAGACTAAATTTGAGTAGTCAAACAGAAACAGTAGTAAAACGTGGAATAATAAGATTTCGATGTAATAGTTCAACATTAATTCTCTTGTGCAGGCCAACAAACCTTGAAACTCTACAGAAATCTACATTGGATTTGGTTTTTAAAAAATCGTGATTTTAATTATGTACATCAATAGAAGCTTCAAAGACTAACAAGCTACTACATTGATCTCTCTAAATTGGAGATCTTCACTAAGACCAACACCCAATACTTTTTCTACAATTCAACAAAATGACCCCAAATCAACTTACAATTCTCCCAAATACTCATGTGAGTGACCCACTAATCATTGTTCCTTCACAGCTCACCCTCACCGTGACCCAGTCCCCACCTTCCATATCCCATCTGGGCCCATCCAACCCACCAACACATCTCAGCCGTCCGATCCTCTCCAAATGAAAAGCCCACAAGTTTAAACGGTCTAGATTTCTTGACTCATCTTGCAAGTCCactgcttcttcttctactaTTTCATCCTCCACTGATCGCCAAAACGTTTGATCTGTCACACTTGTCGGTGAGCTCGAAACCAAACCGGAACCTAAAACCGGTTCAATGTCCGGTTTACCTATCAGAAACGGATGGTTTAGGAGTTGTGTAGCCGTCCATCTCTCTTTCGCTTCTCTCTTAAAGCACATTTTCAAGAAATCCTTTGCTTCTTCCGTAAGCAAACAAGGAAGCTCCGGAGTCTCACCCGAATACCCGACCCGGTAAAGAACCGAAACCGGATCCTCTCTTGAACTCGCCTCCGTCCACGGCGGAGAACCCGTAGCCATCTCAATCACCGTACACCCAACAGCCCATATATCACTCTCACTCCCCTGTTTCTCCCCACGCGCTACCTCCGGAGCCATAAACGCCGGCGTACCCGTCACCGCCTCCGAGCCCACCCGTTTGGCACACCCGAAATCCGCAAGCTTGGCCTCACCCTTCTCCGCAACAACCACGTTGCTCCCCTTTACATCGCAATGCGCGATCCCTTTCGAGTGAATATACTCCAAGCCTCGTAGTATCTCGCGCGTGTACTTCACGATCATAGCTTCCTCGAGTCGGCCTCCGTTTTTCTTTGCCGCGTCGGTCAACGTTCCGTACGGTGCGTACTCCATCAAAAGATTATACGTAACGACGCCGTTTGACTCTATCTTGGTTTCTGATCCTCTGTACCCGATCACGTAAGGAGAATTCAAAGACGAGAGGATCTTGGCTTCTCTTTGCAAGAACTCTGACCGGTGAATCTCGGAGGATTTGACGGCGAGGATTTCGTTTGAATTGTGACACATGGCGGAGCAGACGGTGGCTGTGGAGCCTCGGCCTAGGATTCTTCCTCTAGTCCACTCCATTAGGACAAGACTAGAGAAGTTCTGaaggaaaaaataaatgttttttatatgtcttgttttgtttcttacaCTCTGCTACAATGCAACAGAAGGTTTATATAAGGATGGATTAGATAGTGTATACTTTTGGTAACATCGAGTTTTAATTTCTACCAGCTTATGAATATAATAACACGTAAATATGTTCTTGTGTGTACACGTgaatttcttttaaaagttgATAACCAAATGAAAACCTGTTTCGatttgatatataattatttattaatttctgaaaaatccaaaaataaagaagaaaatgtgaaagtATCAAGTGCACAAAAAGAGGTGTTTTGAGAAACGTGAGTGAAATATCAACTGGCGTATGACGTGGCAATAGAACGTATCTAACGTAATAAGTTCGTTGAGTCTTGTGACGTGCCACTTCTTTGGTTTTGGCGAGTCTGTACTCTTCAGATTACATTCTCTAGAAACAATGACGTGTCGACCTCTATGTGGTCAGAAAACTTTTAGTTCTTGCTCCGACCGTAGTTCCGACTTTCCGTATATCTCTGGAGCCACGTGTCCAAAGATGTTATATGCTACGTGGTGTTTAGTATTTACGATTggcgttttgttttttttttgtttttgaacacTTTTTGAACACCAATTGGCGTAATGTTTATTTGAATCTATTTGGTTAttgtaaagaaaataataattataataatttgtatAATTTTGATTTGTGGTTTCTTATGAGTTTGGTTGgtagaggaaaaaaaaagtagtgGAGATGAGAAGTTGGGCACATTGGTAGATTTTGATCGATCATCTGCACACTTGGAGCTTTGGTGTTACACTTCGTAATcgtctatatatatgtgtgtgcaTATGGTTTTCTTCGAATTTTTTCCAGATTTTTCTggtcttttattattttataaaatataagtcTTGTCTGACAGCGTCTTAAATCTGTTGTCTATTATTTGTATCCTTTATTCTGTCTATTGTCTTGTTTTCTTATTCGTTTATGATAtcgttgttattattattattattatttatttagcaagctgtaaataaaatatcaaagttTAAATTTGTCTTCATGTATAACCAAAAAAAGTCTTCATGCTACAAAGTACAGTACATATATTATCATGGAAGACCTAACATTGTAAAGAAGACTTTCTGACGTTCGGAGACTTTTCCTGGTTTTGCTAGTTGTGtagtatataatttacattCCTAACAAAATCACTTCAAGGATTCGGGATATAATTTGTTCCACCGGAGGCCAAGACTATAATATTTAACTagatattttttctaatttagtCAACTTGTTATCATATAGATAATAGACGTTCGTTAAACAAATATTCTGACaagaatacaaaaataaaaataaaatagattaagaATCTTCGTTGATAAATCGTTTAAGACTtggaaagaaaataaatgacAGTGAGCGGTGGGTTTAACCACCATTATCGGTTGAGatttaagaaataaataatCACTTTCAAATATGATTAGGTCTGTTTTATGGTTCAAACTTGCAACTTACATTCAAATTAAAGTTA
This window encodes:
- the LOC103865203 gene encoding mitogen-activated protein kinase kinase kinase 17: MEWTRGRILGRGSTATVCSAMCHNSNEILAVKSSEIHRSEFLQREAKILSSLNSPYVIGYRGSETKIESNGVVTYNLLMEYAPYGTLTDAAKKNGGRLEEAMIVKYTREILRGLEYIHSKGIAHCDVKGSNVVVAEKGEAKLADFGCAKRVGSEAVTGTPAFMAPEVARGEKQGSESDIWAVGCTVIEMATGSPPWTEASSREDPVSVLYRVGYSGETPELPCLLTEEAKDFLKMCFKREAKERWTATQLLNHPFLIGKPDIEPVLGSGLVSSSPTSVTDQTFWRSVEDEIVEEEAVDLQDESRNLDRLNLWAFHLERIGRLRCVGGLDGPRWDMEGGDWVTVRVSCEGTMISGSLT